A genome region from Candidatus Zixiibacteriota bacterium includes the following:
- a CDS encoding IS3 family transposase, which produces MEGWYNRERMHTSLNDLSPIEFEEHLQGKSI; this is translated from the coding sequence ATCGAGGGCTGGTACAACCGGGAACGCATGCACACCAGCCTGAACGATCTCAGTCCGATTGAGTTTGAGGAGCACTTGCAGGGGAAATCTATCTAA
- a CDS encoding tRNA (guanine-N7)-methyltransferase: MAPPLRVRAFPLEHLAQRPVFTHPEGVERIDADAVEIGPGKGELLLALAAGDKNRRFAAIEVSHERFTKLVRRVKAAGLTNVQLLNGDARVVWHHWVAPGSLEQVIALFPDPWPKRRQAFHRLITAEFLRAVAPTLKPGGEFLIKTDVASYADGIVEEAAMVPAVQVVVDTDSDSRWQRVPTTYYERMQTAAGRAIRRLCLVRV, encoded by the coding sequence ATGGCTCCCCCGCTCAGAGTCAGGGCTTTCCCGTTGGAGCATCTGGCTCAGCGGCCGGTTTTCACTCATCCCGAGGGCGTGGAGCGCATCGACGCCGACGCAGTGGAGATCGGTCCCGGAAAGGGGGAACTCCTTCTGGCGCTGGCCGCCGGTGACAAAAATCGGCGGTTTGCCGCGATCGAAGTCAGCCATGAGCGGTTCACCAAACTGGTCCGTCGCGTAAAGGCCGCCGGACTGACGAACGTGCAACTGTTGAACGGTGACGCGCGCGTCGTGTGGCACCATTGGGTCGCTCCCGGCAGTCTGGAGCAGGTGATTGCGTTGTTCCCCGATCCATGGCCGAAGCGACGGCAGGCGTTTCACAGACTGATCACGGCGGAGTTCCTCCGGGCTGTCGCGCCGACTTTGAAGCCAGGCGGCGAGTTTCTGATCAAGACTGACGTGGCCTCGTACGCGGACGGGATTGTCGAAGAGGCGGCGATGGTGCCTGCTGTCCAGGTCGTCGTCGATACCGACAGCGACAGCCGTTGGCAGCGTGTTCCCACAACTTACTACGAGCGTATGCAGACGGCGGCCGGTCGTGCCATCCGGCGTCTGTGCCTGGTCCGCGTGTAA
- the hemH gene encoding ferrochelatase — protein sequence MNSSMDHPRRGILLANVGSPDSPAVPDVRRYLGQFLMDERVIDLPWPLRKFIVSGMILPFRPRQSAEAYRAIWTDEGSPLIAISQRVAAALRDRLAMPVAAGMSYGRPSLADGINELRSSVPGAHEVLLVPMFPHYAMSTYESVVVAARKVLLRTHRDLKLIVRPPFYEDPDYIDALVMAAQEHLTAGFDHLLFSYHGLPERHIRKSDPTRSHCLSTPDCCTTPSPAHATCYRAQVLKTTAAFVQRTGLRSDQYSVAFQSRLGRSRWLEPCTSDELVRLAQAGVKRLVVICPAFVADCLETLEEIGIRGRESFRAAGGSEFRLIPCLNDHPRWIEVLSGWCRSDYA from the coding sequence GTGAACAGTAGCATGGACCATCCCCGACGCGGCATTCTCTTGGCCAACGTGGGTTCGCCCGACAGCCCTGCTGTGCCGGATGTGCGCCGTTACCTGGGCCAGTTCCTTATGGATGAGCGGGTGATCGACCTGCCGTGGCCGCTGCGCAAGTTCATCGTCTCCGGGATGATTCTGCCGTTTCGCCCCAGGCAGTCAGCCGAGGCCTATCGCGCGATCTGGACCGATGAAGGATCGCCACTGATCGCCATCTCGCAGCGTGTCGCGGCGGCATTACGCGACCGATTGGCGATGCCGGTGGCGGCCGGGATGAGCTATGGCCGCCCATCGTTGGCTGATGGGATCAACGAATTGCGGTCGTCGGTCCCGGGAGCGCACGAAGTCCTTTTGGTCCCGATGTTCCCGCACTATGCGATGTCGACGTACGAATCTGTGGTCGTGGCCGCACGAAAGGTGCTCCTACGGACGCATCGCGATCTCAAGTTGATTGTCCGACCTCCGTTCTATGAGGACCCCGACTACATCGACGCGCTGGTCATGGCGGCGCAGGAACATCTGACCGCCGGTTTCGACCATCTGCTGTTCAGCTATCACGGTCTGCCGGAACGGCACATCCGCAAGAGCGACCCCACGCGCTCGCACTGTCTTTCGACTCCCGATTGCTGCACCACGCCATCGCCGGCACACGCCACTTGCTACCGGGCGCAGGTGTTGAAGACGACGGCGGCCTTCGTACAGCGAACCGGTCTGCGCTCCGACCAGTACTCCGTTGCCTTTCAGTCGCGACTGGGGCGCAGCCGCTGGCTGGAGCCGTGCACAAGTGACGAACTTGTGCGTTTGGCGCAAGCCGGAGTAAAACGGTTGGTGGTGATCTGCCCCGCCTTCGTGGCTGATTGCCTCGAAACGCTGGAGGAAATCGGTATCCGGGGCAGGGAGTCCTTCCGGGCAGCCGGTGGCAGCGAATTCCGTTTGATCCCGTGTTTGAATGACCATCCGAGGTGGATCGAAGTCTTGAGCGGGTGGTGTCGTTCAGATTATGCTTAG
- a CDS encoding DUF177 domain-containing protein has product MLPEGTVTREFTVSANDLHLQTDTCIFDRAVRVNLTVQKTQDELVVEGRVSTKGTATCVRCLDEFPLVFDEPFRAVANVVPDGEVARDTGDEDFFLLPQSAPAWDLSGLVREFLLLAAPHNPLCRVDCAGLCAGCGNNLNHEPCACQDKSPSGPLAGLERLLDDRRRNNTNRTS; this is encoded by the coding sequence ATGCTTCCGGAAGGGACTGTCACCCGGGAATTCACGGTGTCGGCAAACGACTTGCATTTGCAGACGGATACGTGCATTTTTGACCGCGCCGTGAGGGTGAACCTGACGGTGCAGAAGACGCAGGATGAGCTGGTCGTGGAGGGTCGGGTCTCCACGAAGGGAACGGCGACCTGCGTGCGTTGTTTGGATGAGTTCCCGTTGGTCTTTGACGAGCCGTTTCGTGCGGTGGCCAACGTGGTTCCCGACGGGGAAGTGGCCAGGGACACCGGCGACGAGGACTTCTTCTTGTTGCCTCAAAGTGCGCCGGCTTGGGACCTGTCAGGCCTCGTACGGGAGTTTCTGCTTCTGGCCGCGCCGCACAACCCGCTCTGCCGCGTGGACTGTGCGGGATTATGCGCCGGCTGTGGCAACAACCTGAACCATGAGCCATGTGCCTGTCAAGACAAGTCGCCGAGCGGACCGTTGGCAGGACTGGAGAGATTGCTGGATGATCGACGGCGAAACAACACAAACAGGACATCGTAG
- the rpmF gene encoding 50S ribosomal protein L32, whose product MPLPKRRHSHTRGAKRRTHWKLQAPELSVCPQCSSLRRPHHVCPQCGFYNGQEIVPARSS is encoded by the coding sequence ATGCCGCTGCCGAAACGACGTCATTCGCACACACGCGGCGCCAAGCGTCGCACACACTGGAAGTTGCAGGCGCCGGAACTGTCGGTGTGTCCACAGTGTTCGAGTCTGCGACGCCCGCACCATGTCTGTCCACAATGCGGGTTCTACAACGGCCAGGAGATCGTGCCCGCGCGTTCTTCGTGA
- the plsX gene encoding phosphate acyltransferase PlsX yields the protein MSQPIPTIILDAMGGDFGPSVCVTGAIEAVRESTTPLQILLVGDEAVLRAELARNHLNGERIEVAHAEEVVQMHEAATEGMRRKNSSIRVAMRLLKDGSGDAVVSTGNTGAVMAAGLADLGRLTGVSRPAIACMFPSETGSTLLLDAGANPVCKPQNLLEFAVMGSVYVQSVIGKDRPSVGLLSIGEESSKGTELTISTHRILSGTPLNFVGNVEGRDILRGRADVVVCDGFVGNIMLKFAESIQGFLINAVRRQISRNYFSHLGAILMGPFLRRMKKTFDYAEYGGAPLLGLDGVCMICHGSSSSRAIKNAIWAAAKSADHHVNQHIVEALAEYAPVPNGVGVDNGPRNEKSAP from the coding sequence ATGTCCCAGCCGATACCTACGATCATTCTTGACGCGATGGGCGGGGATTTCGGCCCGTCTGTCTGCGTGACGGGAGCGATCGAGGCGGTCCGTGAATCCACGACGCCGCTGCAGATCCTGCTGGTCGGCGACGAGGCGGTCCTGCGCGCGGAGCTGGCACGAAATCACCTCAACGGCGAGCGGATCGAAGTCGCTCATGCCGAGGAAGTCGTGCAGATGCACGAGGCGGCCACCGAGGGAATGCGACGGAAGAACAGCTCCATCCGGGTTGCCATGCGGCTGTTGAAGGACGGCTCGGGCGATGCCGTTGTCTCAACCGGCAACACCGGGGCGGTGATGGCCGCCGGGCTCGCCGATCTCGGGCGTCTGACCGGTGTATCCCGTCCGGCGATCGCGTGTATGTTCCCGTCCGAGACCGGCAGCACGCTTTTGTTGGACGCCGGCGCCAATCCCGTCTGCAAACCGCAGAATCTTCTCGAGTTTGCCGTAATGGGCTCGGTCTACGTGCAATCCGTCATCGGCAAAGACCGTCCCAGTGTCGGGCTGCTCTCGATCGGCGAAGAATCAAGCAAGGGAACGGAACTGACCATTAGTACGCATCGCATCCTGTCCGGCACGCCCCTGAATTTCGTCGGCAACGTCGAAGGCCGCGACATCCTGCGCGGTCGCGCCGACGTCGTCGTGTGTGACGGGTTCGTCGGGAATATCATGTTGAAGTTTGCCGAGTCGATTCAGGGGTTCCTGATCAATGCGGTGCGGCGTCAGATCAGCCGCAACTACTTCTCGCATCTGGGCGCCATTCTCATGGGGCCGTTCTTGCGCCGCATGAAGAAGACGTTCGACTATGCCGAATACGGCGGCGCGCCGCTTTTGGGTTTGGACGGCGTCTGCATGATCTGCCACGGGTCATCTTCTTCCAGAGCGATCAAGAACGCCATTTGGGCTGCAGCCAAGAGCGCCGATCACCACGTCAACCAGCACATTGTCGAGGCGCTGGCCGAGTATGCGCCGGTGCCGAACGGAGTCGGCGTTGATAACGGCCCGAGGAACGAGAAGAGCGCACCATGA
- a CDS encoding beta-ketoacyl-ACP synthase III — translation MTRNAVIRGTGHYAPPTILTNADFERMVDTSDAWIVERTGIRERHVLNGSGDFGNSDMAVAAARQALDDAGLGPGDLDAIVIATVTPDYQLPSTATIVQRKLGAGRATVFDIVAACAGFIYGLSIARAFVVSGTHKCVLVVGTEYLTSITNYKDRNTCVLFGDGAGAAIVTPSRPGEEERGILATYLSGNGRYQELLHIPLGGSRRPLTAETVNDTGRFIYMDGREVFKLAVREMADAAERVMAEASLTSREIDLLIPHQANIRIIEAVGKRLNIDPEHVYVNIERYGNTSSASVPIALDEARRVGRLRPGSTVLSVAFGGGLTWGAALFRL, via the coding sequence ATGACACGGAATGCGGTGATACGCGGGACCGGCCACTACGCGCCGCCGACCATTCTGACGAACGCTGACTTCGAGCGGATGGTCGACACGTCCGATGCCTGGATCGTCGAGCGCACGGGAATCCGCGAGCGGCATGTCCTGAACGGTTCCGGCGACTTCGGCAACTCCGACATGGCGGTGGCGGCCGCGCGGCAGGCGCTCGATGACGCCGGTCTGGGTCCTGGTGATCTGGATGCAATTGTGATCGCCACCGTGACTCCGGATTACCAGCTGCCTTCCACGGCGACGATCGTGCAACGGAAACTGGGCGCAGGACGGGCCACGGTGTTCGACATCGTCGCGGCCTGCGCCGGCTTCATCTATGGGCTCTCGATCGCCCGGGCCTTCGTCGTCTCCGGGACTCACAAGTGCGTACTGGTGGTGGGCACGGAGTACTTGACGTCGATCACGAACTACAAGGATCGGAACACCTGCGTCCTGTTCGGCGACGGTGCCGGTGCTGCCATCGTGACACCGTCACGTCCCGGCGAAGAGGAACGCGGCATTCTCGCCACGTATCTGTCGGGCAATGGGAGGTACCAGGAGCTGCTGCACATCCCGCTCGGCGGGTCACGCCGCCCGCTGACGGCAGAGACCGTGAATGACACCGGCCGATTCATCTACATGGATGGGCGCGAGGTGTTCAAGCTGGCCGTGCGTGAGATGGCCGACGCCGCCGAGCGCGTGATGGCCGAGGCCAGTCTGACCTCCCGTGAGATTGATCTGCTGATTCCGCATCAGGCCAACATCCGGATCATCGAAGCCGTGGGCAAACGCCTGAACATCGATCCGGAGCACGTGTACGTCAACATCGAGCGGTATGGCAACACATCGTCGGCCTCGGTTCCCATTGCGCTGGATGAAGCGCGCCGCGTCGGCCGCCTGCGGCCCGGATCGACCGTGCTCTCCGTCGCCTTCGGGGGCGGACTGACGTGGGGGGCGGCGCTGTTCCGCCTGTAG
- the fabD gene encoding ACP S-malonyltransferase, producing MRTALLFPGQASQYVGMGADLHAAHAMAREMYETARRVLGYDLAELSFRGPAERLVQTIHTQPAIYVHSCIMHRLASEQGLTFEFAAGHSLGEYSALVAAGVLTYEDGLLAVAKRAQFMQEACDAHPGTMAAILGLGYEAVQSACASASKGGEIVVAANFNAEKQIAISGSLAGIDVASALAREAGAKRVIPLAVGGAFHSPLMHPAPERLAPVLDTLTFRPAQRPVVLNVTADPTTDPGTIKSCLLNQLIQPVLWFPTMQRLQREQTTRLIEVGPKKVLLGLAKTVLDGAEALSLDTVADLAAWAGVESTAGKPS from the coding sequence ATGCGCACAGCACTCCTGTTCCCTGGTCAGGCCTCCCAGTACGTGGGCATGGGAGCCGATCTGCATGCGGCCCACGCCATGGCGAGGGAGATGTACGAGACGGCACGCCGTGTCCTGGGTTATGATCTGGCGGAGTTGTCGTTTCGCGGGCCGGCGGAACGACTGGTGCAGACGATTCACACACAGCCGGCGATCTACGTGCATTCCTGCATCATGCATCGACTGGCGTCCGAGCAGGGTCTGACCTTCGAGTTTGCAGCCGGGCATTCACTGGGCGAATACTCCGCGCTCGTGGCGGCCGGTGTGCTCACGTACGAGGACGGCCTTTTGGCTGTGGCGAAGCGTGCCCAGTTCATGCAGGAAGCGTGCGATGCCCATCCAGGTACCATGGCGGCGATCCTCGGCCTCGGGTACGAAGCAGTGCAATCGGCCTGCGCCTCGGCGTCAAAGGGTGGCGAGATCGTCGTGGCGGCCAACTTCAATGCGGAGAAACAGATCGCCATCTCCGGCAGTCTGGCGGGGATCGACGTGGCCTCAGCGTTGGCCCGCGAGGCGGGAGCCAAGCGTGTCATCCCGTTGGCTGTCGGCGGCGCCTTCCATTCACCGTTGATGCATCCCGCGCCGGAGCGGCTGGCCCCCGTTCTGGACACGCTGACGTTCCGTCCGGCGCAGCGGCCGGTGGTGTTGAATGTCACGGCCGACCCAACGACCGATCCCGGCACGATCAAGTCCTGTCTCCTGAACCAGTTGATTCAACCGGTGCTCTGGTTTCCTACCATGCAGCGGCTGCAACGGGAACAGACGACGCGCCTGATCGAAGTGGGTCCAAAGAAGGTGCTGCTGGGGCTGGCCAAGACTGTGCTCGACGGGGCCGAAGCGCTCTCTTTGGATACCGTCGCCGACTTGGCGGCTTGGGCCGGGGTCGAGAGCACGGCCGGCAAGCCGTCGTGA